A segment of the Bradyrhizobium sp. CCBAU 53340 genome:
GCGGGAAGTTTTGCGATCTCGCGCTCGAGGATCTCGCGCGAGGCGGGATATTCGTCGCGTAGATAAATGTAGACGTCCGAGGCCTGCACCACATGCGCGCCGATCAGCATGCCCTCGATAAAGCGATGCGGATCGGTTTCGAGATAATAGCGGTCCTTGAACGTGCCTGGCTCGCCCTCGTCGCCGTTGATCGCCATCAGCCGTGGGCCGGGCTCTCCTAACACCGCGCGCCATTTGCGTCCCGTCGGGAAACCGGCGCCGCCGAGACCGCGCAGCGAGGCGTCATCGAGTGCCTTCAGGAGATCGTCCGTCGACATCTCGCCAGAGCGCAAGCGGCCGAGCAGCTTGTAGCCGCCACCGGCGACATAGGCGTCGTAGTCGATATATTTGGGCAGATGCGCGTGGATGTCGCCGGCCTTTGCAGCTGCCAAGACGTTGGCGACCGTCGCGTGATCGACGAAGTTGTGCCCGACTTCAGCGGCAGGCGCGGTGTCGCAGCGACCGACGCAGGGCGCGCGCACGACGCGGATGCCCGGACCCGAGGCTTCTTGCAAATCCGCGAGCAGCTTCTCGCCGCCGAGCATGGCGCAGGTGAGCGAATCGCAAACGCGGATCGTCAGCGGAGCGATGTCAGGCTCGCCTTCCTTCACCACGTCGAAATGCGCGTAGAAGGTCGCAGTCTCGAACACTTCGGCGAAAGCGAGCTTCATCTCGTCAGCAAGGGCCGCAAGATGCGCAGCCGAGATCTGGTGATATTTGTCCTGGATCAGATGCAGATATTCGATCAGGAGATCGCGCCGCCGTGGGCGATCGCCGAGCAATTGCTCGATCTGATTTAGGGCGGTCGGATCGACCTGCCTGCCCTTGGGCGTGGCCTTGGCGCGCCGGCGCCCCTCGCCCGGATGCTCGAATTCCCTGACCTTGTGAACGTCGTCGTTGCTGCTCATGGAAACGTCGCGTTCTCCTCAAAAGCGCGATGATCTCGGGGCGGGATGACCATCGCGATCCGCCATTATTTCCAGACCCGACACTCGGGAACCGTCCCTCAGATCAGGTCTCATTCCAGGCGACTCTAGCTTCTGGTATACCAGACGCCAAGTGAATTTAGAACGTATCTATAATCATTTAGGGGGCGGGCAGCCGCCCTGCCACGCCCCCTTAGCGCGTTGACGGCGGAACCTCGTCAGGTCTTCTCCATGCAATCCTGGATATAGAACCAGCGATCGTCGCCGATCAGCCCTTTGGCCTTCACCTCGGCGCGGCACGCCTTCAGCTTCGGCTTGTTGGCGGACCACTTGGCCTTCATCTCTTTCAGCTTCTGCATGGTGAGCTTGATCTTGCCCGGCGGCTTGGCGTCGGTCGTCGCCGCAGGGGCCGCGGGAGTCGTTGCAGTCTGTGCCGATGCAGTGTGGAGGCTTGCTGCCAGCAACATGGCGGCAAGGCAGATACGGGTGCGAAGCATGAAATCCCCCTAGGTCCCATTCTCGATGATTGGCAGGCGAGTGCCGCGGGAGCCGACCTTCAGCCTCCCGCGGCCTTTTGGGTTGACGATCAGAAAATCTTGACCGCGCTCTCCAGCGTCTTCCAGACGCCCCAGGCCAGGGGAACGCCAACGAAAGCCCAGAACAGCGCCGCCTTGGCATCCAAGCCGCCCCTGCCGATGCCGAACGAACCGTGCTGGATTGACGCTTCGCTCTTCGCGCTGGCCGCCTGCAAGCGGGCAACCTCTTCCTGGCTCATGTTCCACTTGGGATCGACGGGCTTGATCAGATAATTGCAAATCAAGCCCGCGATCAGCATGGCGCAGAGGATGTACATCGTCGTGTTGTAGAGCTGGTCACGCGGCACACCGGCGGCGAGTTGGAACTCGCGGATATAGTTGACCACGACAGGACCGATAATGCCCGCGGTCGACCAGGCCGTCAGCAGCCGGCCATGGATGGCGCCGACGAACTGGGTTCCGAACATGTCCGCAAGATAGGCCGGCACCGTCGCGAAGCCGCCGCCATACATCGACAGGATGATGCCGAAGCCAAGCACGAAGAGCAGCTTCGAGCCCATCGCCGCGAAAGTGGGCGCGAGCGCGTACAGCACGATGCCGAGCAGGAAGAACGTATAGTAGGTGTTCTTGCGGCCGATGTGATCCGACAACGACGCCCAGAAGAACCGGCCGCCGATATTGAACAGCGACAGCAGTCCGGCGAAGCCCGCGGCAATGCCTGCGATGACCGTCTTTTGCTCAACCGAGAGCTGGCCGAAAGCCAATGCGGGTTGACCGATCAGCTTGCCGGCAAAGATTTCCTGAAGCATCGGCGAGGCCATGCCGATCACGCCGATGCCTGCCGAGACGTTCAAGCAGAGCACCCACCAGATCAGCCAGAATTGCGGCGTCTTGTGCGCATTGTTGAGATGCACGTGATGCTCGGTGATCATTGACTTCTTTTCGCTCGGCGGCGTCCAGCCCTCGGGCTGCCAGCCCACCGGTATGACGCGATAGGCGAATGCGCCGATCGTCATGAAGACGAAATAGATGACGCCCATGACGACGAAGGTTTCCCAGACGCCCACCGAGGTCGGCGTCTTGAAGTAATTGATCAACAGGTTTGCCAGCGGCGCACCAATCATAGCGCCGCCGCCGAAGCCCATGATGGCCATGCCGGTCGCCATGCCGCGGCGATCGGGAAACCATTTGATGAGCGTCGACACCGGAGAGATGTAACCCAGGCCGAGACCGACGCCGCCAATCACGCCGCAGCCCAGCCACATGATCCAGAGCTGGTGCACATACACACCGAAAGCGCCGATCAGAAGACCGCCGCCCCAGCACAGCGCGGCGACGACGCCCGCCTTGCGCGGGCCCACACGCTCAAGCCAGCCGCCCCAGATCGCGGCAGAGACGCCGAGCAGGACGAAGAACAGCGTGAACATCCACCCGAGGCTCGCGACCTTCCAGTCACAGGTCGTGGTGAAGAGTTCCTGGAACAGCGACATGTCCGGGCATGCCTTGCTCTGCGTGATTCCGATCGCGCGCGACAACGGCAGCCAGAACACCGAGAAGCCATAGGCCATGCCGATGCACAAATGGATGCAGAGCGCCGCCGGGGGTACCAGCCAGCGATTGAAGCCGGGCTTGGCGATCGTGTGCTCACGATCGAGAATTCCGGCGCCAGCACCCGAAATGCTTCCAGTGCCTTCGATTGTCGTCATGCATTCCTCCCCTGCCGCCACCCTTCTGAGCAGCCTGCCCTAACCATCCTGTTCCTCAGCCGTTGCAGTGCAGCCAATTGTCCCCGCTGCTCCGCACAATCATCCGACACGCGTCAGGATCGTCACGCGTGTCTGAAAAGTTAACCCCTCGATCGGGACTCTATGCCCGCCACGACATCCAGGCTTCGTGTGTGGCCCGCTGATCCGCGTATAGCAGACGAGACTCAACCTCCGCGCCCGCGCGGACAAAGTCAATTGGGACAGAAGCCGTGATCGATGTCGATAGTTAAATGGTCGGTATCCGCGCGGTAACGCGCTCAAGAACGCAGCGCAGCATTGGCGCCATCTATCGAACCATTCGCTTTTTCTATCAAGAACACGATGCGCGCGTCATTGCGCTCGGTGATCTCCACCGTGTCGCCGGTCTCGCGGATCAGGTTTGGAATGTCAATCACCGACAAAGGATCGGTGCAGTGGACTTCGAGCTGATCGCCCGGCTGCAATGGTTTCAACGCCTTGCGTGTTTTCAGGGCTGGTAGCGGGCATTTCAGCCCAGTGAGATCGAGCGTCGTTCGGGTCATCAACGCAACATGGCGGGAGGAATAGGGGACGTCAACGCAAGAGCTCAGAGCAAACTCGCATAGGACAGGAAACCTACGCTCTCGCCCGGCTCGACGGCCGTAATGTCTTCGCCGAGTTCAATCAGTCCATCGGTCTCCACCAACGACGACAGCAGCCCTGCCCCTTCGCGCGGAAACTTGACCGCTTCCAGCGCGCCATCCTGCGCGCGGCGCAAGGAGGCGCGCACATATTCGCGGCGGCCCGGCTTCTTCTTGTAGGTGAACGCCGCACGCAGCGGGATCGGCAATAGCGGTTCCTGCAGACTGCCGGCGAGCGCGAGCACGGTCGGCCGCACCACATGGACGAATGTGACGAAACTCGCGACGGGATTGCCGGGCAGCCCAATCAGCGGCGTGCCGCCGATGATGCCCATCGCCACCGGCCGGCCCGGCTTGATCGCCATCCGCCACAGCACCAGCGAGCCGACGCTCTCCACTGCCGCCTTGACGTGATCCTCTTCGCCGGTCGAGACGCCACCGGTGGTGAGGATCAGGTCATGTTGGCCTGCAACCTGCTTCAAACCATTCGCGAGCGAGGCGCGCTCGTCGCGCAGAATGCCGAGATCGTGCACCTCGCAGCCGAGCCGGCGCAGCATGGTCATCAACATGAAGCGATTGGAATCGAACAGCTGCGAGGCCGCGCGCGGCGCGCCGGGCGAGGCCAGTTCGTCGCCGGTGGAAAACACCGCGACGCGAATGCGCCTGACGACATCGAGCCGGGTCAGGCCGAACGCCGCTGCAAGCGCGACATGCTGCGGCCGCATCCGCTGGCCGGCGCGCAGCGCAATCTGCCCCACCGGGATGTCCTCTCCGGCCGGGCGGACGTTGGCGCCTGGCTTCAGCCCGAATGGCAGCACGACCCTGCCTGATACATCGATGCGGACGTCTTCCTGCATGAAGACGGTCTCGGCGCCCGGCGGCATCGGCGCGCCCGTGAAGATGCGCGCGGTGTGGCCCGGCTTGATCGGCGCCTGAGCAAGACCGCCGGCCTGGATGCGGCCATCGAGCGGGAATGCCTGCTCCGTTGTCTCCGGCAGGTCGGCATTGCCGACGGCGTAGCCGTCGACGGCCGAGTTGGTGAAAGGCGGCAACGGCAGCGGCGCGGCGATATCGTGCACCAGCACACGCCCGTCGGCTTCGACCAGCATCACGGTCTCGATATCGGCAATCGCGCTGACACGGGCCGTGATCAGGTCAACGGCCTCGTCGACCGACATCATCGGTCCACCGAAAGCAAAACAATCGTCCGACAGTTGAGCCATGGAGCCTCGTCAGCGCGTCGCCGCGCTTCTTGCAACCGCTTCCTCGACCGGCATCGCCGCACGCAGGAGCAATGCCGCTGCAGCCTGGATATCATCGAGATGGACGGTCGGCAGCCGTGTTTCAACCGCAGCGTCGGTCGCAATCCCGACGATGCCGGGATCATCAGGGAACAGCAGCGGCTTGTCGTTGGCGGCGCGATGCACCTCGATCTTGTGATGCGGCTCGCGCTTGAAGCCCTCGACCACCACGAGATCGACGGCGGACAATTTGCCCAGAAGTTCCGGCAGCCGCGGCTCCGGGGCGCCGCGCAATTCATGCATCAGCGCCCAGCGGTTCGACGACGCCACCAGCACCTCGGTTGCGCCCGCCTCGCGATGGCGCCAGGAATCCTTGCCGGGCACATCGACGTCGAACTGATGATGCGCATGCTTGATGACGGAGACGCGCAGGCCCTGCGCGCTGAAATGCGGGATCAGCCGCGCCAACAGCGTGGTCTTGCCCGCACCGCTCCAGCCCGCAAGGCCGATGACTTTCATTCCAGGTCCGTCTCTACGCACTGCATAGTCCTTGGTGGAACCACCGCTCCCTCCCCGTCATTGCGAGTGCAGCGAAGCAATCCAGAGTGTCTCTGCGGATGCATTTCTGGATTGCTTCGCTGCGCTCGCAATGACGAGCGGAGGCATTTTGCTCATTCCTCAGCATGCTTATATCGGCTTGAGGCGAATGTCATGCTAACGTCGCACCATGATGAAGATCGACAAAGCCCCGGTGCCCCTGATCGTCCCCAACCCGGACGACCCGCGCCTGACCCAGAGCGTGACCGGGACCGACCAGACTGGCGCAAAGGTCGAAATCAAGGTGCCGATGGAACGGCCGCTGACGCTATACCTGAATTCGCAGGAGATCGTCACCATGATGACGATCGGCGACTACCCGGAATATCTGGCGCTCGGCTACCTGCTGAACCAAAACATGCTGAAATATAATGACGCGGTCACCGAGGTCGAATACGACGACGACCTCCAGGTGGTCGTCGTGCGCACGGAACACCATACCAATTTCGAAGCCAAGCTGAAGAAGCGCACCCAGACCTCGGGTTGCGCGCAGGGCACCGCCTTCGGCGATCTGCTGGAAGCCGTCGAGAGCGTCGCACTGCCGAAGGCTGAGCTGCGTACCTCCTGGCTCTACCAGATGACGCAGACCATCAACACCATGCCGTCGCTCTATCTGGAGGCCGGCGCGATCCACGGCTGCGTGCTGTGCAAGGAGGGCACCCCGCTCTGCTACACCGAGGATGTCGGCCGCCACAACGCCGTCGACAAGATCGCGGGCTGGATGTACCGCCATGGCGTCGATGCCGCCGACAAGATCCTCTACACCACGGGACGTCTCACCTCGGAGATGGTGATCAAGACCGTGCGGATGGGCATTCCGATTCTGGTGTCGCGCTCCGGCTTCACCGCCTGGGGTGTCGATCTCGCGCGACAGGTAGGTCTGACGCTGGTCGGGCGCACCCGCGGTAAACGCTTCATCGCGCTCGCGGGCGAGGAGCGTATCGTCTACGACCAGAACCTCGCTTACGTCGAGGAGGAATCGGCAAAGCACAAGCGTAAGGGCGAAGGTGGTGACGACTAGTATTCCAGCAACGCAAGCCGTGGTGCTGGCCGGCGGTCTGGCACGGCGCATGGGCGGCGGCGACAAGCCGATGCGAACCATCGGCGGCCGCACCATCCTGGAGCGCGTGATCACGCGCCTGAAGCCTCAATGCAGTGGGCTGATCCTCAATGCGAATGGCGATCCCGCGCGTTTTGCGGCATTCGGATTGCAGGTCGTCGCCGACGACGTCCCCGGCTTTCCCGGCCCGCTCGCCGGCATCCTTGCCGCACTCGAATGGACCGCAGCAAACCGACCGAAGATCGAATGGGTGCTCAGCGCCGCTGGCGACTGTCCGTTCCTGCCGCGCGATCTGGTCGCGCGCCTGCATGAGGCGCGCGCGAGAGAGAATGCGCAGCTCGCGGTCGCTGCTTCCGGCGACCAGTCGCATCCCGTGATCGGCCTGTGGCGCGTTGCCTTGCGCGACGAGCTGCGTCACGCCCTGGTCGTCGAGGATCTCCGCAAGATCGACCGCTGGACCGCGCGCTATCCACTCGCGACGGTGACATGGCCGGCCGAGCCGCTCGATCCGTTCTTCAACGCC
Coding sequences within it:
- a CDS encoding NADH-ubiquinone oxidoreductase-F iron-sulfur binding region domain-containing protein, giving the protein MSSNDDVHKVREFEHPGEGRRRAKATPKGRQVDPTALNQIEQLLGDRPRRRDLLIEYLHLIQDKYHQISAAHLAALADEMKLAFAEVFETATFYAHFDVVKEGEPDIAPLTIRVCDSLTCAMLGGEKLLADLQEASGPGIRVVRAPCVGRCDTAPAAEVGHNFVDHATVANVLAAAKAGDIHAHLPKYIDYDAYVAGGGYKLLGRLRSGEMSTDDLLKALDDASLRGLGGAGFPTGRKWRAVLGEPGPRLMAINGDEGEPGTFKDRYYLETDPHRFIEGMLIGAHVVQASDVYIYLRDEYPASREILEREIAKLPAGGPTLHMRRGAGAYICGEESSLLESIEGKRGLPRHKPPYPFQVGLFGLPTLINNIETLWWVRDIVEKGADWWKGHGRHERHGLRSFSVSGRVKNPGMKLAPSGITVRELMDEYCGGMADGHQFYAYLPGGASGGILPASMDDIPLDFGTLEKYGCFIGSAAIVILSQKDSVRGAALNLMKFFEDESCGQCTPCRVGTQKAAQLMQKPVWNRALLEELSQAMRDASICGLGQAASNPLSSVIKYFPDEFKEAAE
- a CDS encoding OFA family MFS transporter, producing MTTIEGTGSISGAGAGILDREHTIAKPGFNRWLVPPAALCIHLCIGMAYGFSVFWLPLSRAIGITQSKACPDMSLFQELFTTTCDWKVASLGWMFTLFFVLLGVSAAIWGGWLERVGPRKAGVVAALCWGGGLLIGAFGVYVHQLWIMWLGCGVIGGVGLGLGYISPVSTLIKWFPDRRGMATGMAIMGFGGGAMIGAPLANLLINYFKTPTSVGVWETFVVMGVIYFVFMTIGAFAYRVIPVGWQPEGWTPPSEKKSMITEHHVHLNNAHKTPQFWLIWWVLCLNVSAGIGVIGMASPMLQEIFAGKLIGQPALAFGQLSVEQKTVIAGIAAGFAGLLSLFNIGGRFFWASLSDHIGRKNTYYTFFLLGIVLYALAPTFAAMGSKLLFVLGFGIILSMYGGGFATVPAYLADMFGTQFVGAIHGRLLTAWSTAGIIGPVVVNYIREFQLAAGVPRDQLYNTTMYILCAMLIAGLICNYLIKPVDPKWNMSQEEVARLQAASAKSEASIQHGSFGIGRGGLDAKAALFWAFVGVPLAWGVWKTLESAVKIF
- a CDS encoding sulfurtransferase TusA family protein, whose translation is MTRTTLDLTGLKCPLPALKTRKALKPLQPGDQLEVHCTDPLSVIDIPNLIRETGDTVEITERNDARIVFLIEKANGSIDGANAALRS
- the glp gene encoding gephyrin-like molybdotransferase Glp, whose translation is MAQLSDDCFAFGGPMMSVDEAVDLITARVSAIADIETVMLVEADGRVLVHDIAAPLPLPPFTNSAVDGYAVGNADLPETTEQAFPLDGRIQAGGLAQAPIKPGHTARIFTGAPMPPGAETVFMQEDVRIDVSGRVVLPFGLKPGANVRPAGEDIPVGQIALRAGQRMRPQHVALAAAFGLTRLDVVRRIRVAVFSTGDELASPGAPRAASQLFDSNRFMLMTMLRRLGCEVHDLGILRDERASLANGLKQVAGQHDLILTTGGVSTGEEDHVKAAVESVGSLVLWRMAIKPGRPVAMGIIGGTPLIGLPGNPVASFVTFVHVVRPTVLALAGSLQEPLLPIPLRAAFTYKKKPGRREYVRASLRRAQDGALEAVKFPREGAGLLSSLVETDGLIELGEDITAVEPGESVGFLSYASLL
- the mobB gene encoding molybdopterin-guanine dinucleotide biosynthesis protein B; translation: MKVIGLAGWSGAGKTTLLARLIPHFSAQGLRVSVIKHAHHQFDVDVPGKDSWRHREAGATEVLVASSNRWALMHELRGAPEPRLPELLGKLSAVDLVVVEGFKREPHHKIEVHRAANDKPLLFPDDPGIVGIATDAAVETRLPTVHLDDIQAAAALLLRAAMPVEEAVARSAATR
- the fdhD gene encoding formate dehydrogenase accessory sulfurtransferase FdhD; translation: MMKIDKAPVPLIVPNPDDPRLTQSVTGTDQTGAKVEIKVPMERPLTLYLNSQEIVTMMTIGDYPEYLALGYLLNQNMLKYNDAVTEVEYDDDLQVVVVRTEHHTNFEAKLKKRTQTSGCAQGTAFGDLLEAVESVALPKAELRTSWLYQMTQTINTMPSLYLEAGAIHGCVLCKEGTPLCYTEDVGRHNAVDKIAGWMYRHGVDAADKILYTTGRLTSEMVIKTVRMGIPILVSRSGFTAWGVDLARQVGLTLVGRTRGKRFIALAGEERIVYDQNLAYVEEESAKHKRKGEGGDD
- the mobA gene encoding molybdenum cofactor guanylyltransferase MobA encodes the protein MVTTSIPATQAVVLAGGLARRMGGGDKPMRTIGGRTILERVITRLKPQCSGLILNANGDPARFAAFGLQVVADDVPGFPGPLAGILAALEWTAANRPKIEWVLSAAGDCPFLPRDLVARLHEARARENAQLAVAASGDQSHPVIGLWRVALRDELRHALVVEDLRKIDRWTARYPLATVTWPAEPLDPFFNANTVEDIAEAERLAALDDAA